Sequence from the Candidatus Sulfotelmatobacter sp. genome:
ACCTCTGCGTGCCGGAAGAGTCGCGCGCACGCATCCGCGCAGATCTGGCGCGGCGCTCGTCGCATGCCGGCCGCTGGATGGGACGGGCCGCGCTCGAGCGCTGGGCCGACGCGCTGGTCGCCGAACTTCGCGAGCCGGCCGAGGTGCTGCGCGGCGAAACCGGGCGCGAGGCGTTGACCCCTTGCGAAAGCGCTTCCTATACTCGTTCGTCCCTCGCACTCACTTTCGCTTCCGAGAGGAGCCGCACGTGAGACCCACCCGCCGGGCGGTTCTGCTGGCCTACGCCTCGCTGATCACGACCGCCGTGATGTTTCGCCCGTCACGGGGAGTCGAGGGCGCCCCGGCCGCGGACCCGATGCCGATCCCGGCCGACACGATGGTGATGCGAGGCGGCGAGATCGGCATCCGCGGCGGCCGGTTCGTGCTGGCTCAGACCAGCCCACCCCGCACCTTCAACCCCATCATGTCGAACGAGCAGAGCTCCAACGACATCAACGCTCTGCTGTGGGGCTCGCTGGTGGAGTATGACTACGAGCACCGCACCTCGATGCCGGGGCTCGCCCGATCGTGGGAACTGTCGAAGGACAGCACGACCTACACGTTTCACCTTCGCCGGGGAGCGCGTTTCTCCGACGGCCATCCGATCAGCAGCACCGACGTCATGTTCAGCTTCGCGGTGGTGATGGACAGCGTGCTGCATCCGGCGGTTCAGGACCTGATGAACGTCGAGGGCTACCGGATGATGTTCTCGGCGCCCGATTCGTTCACCGTGG
This genomic interval carries:
- a CDS encoding ABC transporter substrate-binding protein; this translates as MRPTRRAVLLAYASLITTAVMFRPSRGVEGAPAADPMPIPADTMVMRGGEIGIRGGRFVLAQTSPPRTFNPIMSNEQSSNDINALLWGSLVEYDYEHRTSMPGLARSWELSKDSTTYTFHLRRGARFSDGHPISSTDVMFSFAVVMDSVLHPAVQDLMNVEGYRMMFSAPDSFTVVVRSAKPYGLTLWAIASMRVLPRHLMEAPYRGGSFGSAYNVSTRPESLVTSGPWRLEQFVPGEKTVLARNPYWYRFDAKGQRLPYLDQLLFPVVPDQNTAALKFQAGETDAVENVKPDDYQSYLDGQKKGNYTLYDVGPSLASQFIWFNLNTVKEPG